CGGGCGCGCTGGCAGCGCGGCGCGGATGGCCTCGGGCAGGTGCGGCAGATCGATCGCCGGCGCGGCGCCGGCGAGGATCCGGGCCTGGTGCATGGCCTGCTCGACCTCGCGCACGTTGTAGGGCCAGTCGTGCAGCAGCAACGCCTCGGCGGCGTTGGCGGTGAGCGCGGTGTCGTCGCGGACGGCCAGGCGCAGGATGTCGTCGCGCCGGGTCCGCAGCGGCGGCACCCGCACGACCCAGCCGGCCAGGCGCGCGAACAGGTCGGCGCGGAAGCCGCCGTCGGCGGTGTCGACCGCGCGGTGGGTCGCGGCGACGATGCGCACGTCGACCTTGCGGGTGGCGCTCGCGCCGACCGCGCGGACCTCGCCGTCGACCAGCACCCGCAAGAGCTTGGCCTGCACCGGCGCTGGCAGCTCGCCGACCTCGTCGAGGAACAGCGTGCCCCGATCGGCGGCGACGAACAGGCCGTCGCTGCGCGTGGCGCCGGTGAACGCGCCGGCGACGCGCCCGAACAGCTCGCTCTCGGCCAGCTCGACCGGCAGGGCCGCGCAGTTGACCGCGACCCACGGGCCGGGCCGGCCGCTCTGGCGGTGCAGCTCCTCGGCGACCCGCTCCTTGCCGACGCCGGTCTCGCCCAGCACCAGCACCGGCAGCGCCCGCGGCGCCGCCAGCGCGATCTGGCCGCGCACGTGCTGCATCGCGAGGCTGCCGCCCCGGAGCCGCGGTGACTCCGGCAAGGGCGGCACCCCGGTCATGACCTCGTCGTCGCCGAACACCAGCAAGCTCTGGCCGAGCCGCAGGACCGCGCCGGCCTCGAGGCGGTGGCGCGTGACGCGGACGCCGTCGACGAACACCCCGTTGCGGCTGCCACAGTCGACGACGTCGACGCCGTCGTCGGCGACCAGCACGCGGGCGTGGACCCGCGAGCACTCGGGGTCGAGCAGCACCAGGCCGGGCCCGTCGAGCTCGCGGCCGAGCGCGAGGTCGTGGGTGACGGTGACGTGGGTGCGCGGCGCGGGCGTCGGCGTCGATACGACCACCAGCCGGCGCAGGCGTGTGGGCGTCGGCGGCGCGGCGCCGGCGCTGGTGATCGTGGGCGCGGTCATCGGGTCACCTTCGGGTCGAGCTCGAGCACGAGGCCGTCGGCGTCGCCGCGGCTGATCAGGTCGAAGCGGCCCGCCTGCAGCCGCCCGACGTAGTGGCCGCCGATCGCCAGCCGTCCGTCGGGGCCGGCGGCGATCCGCCGGAGGCGCTCGCCGCCGCGGCCACCGAGCTGCTCGAGGCCGAGCGCGCGCCCGGCGCCGTCGAGCTCGAGCACGAGCCCGTCCTCGCCGCCGCCGCTGCGGAGGCGGAGGTCGCCGACGCCGACCTCGTCGGTGAACTTGCCGACCACCCAGGCGTGCCCGCGGTCGTCGAGGGCGACGTCGCTGGGGTTGGCCATGCCCGGCCCGGTGACCGCGGTCGACCAGCGCTCGGCGCCGGTGCCGGGATCGAGGTCGGCGACCCAGGCGCCGAAGGGGCCCGCGGTCTCGTGGCGCACGCCGGCGAACGTCGCCTCGTAGCGGAAGTTGCCGGTCACCACCAGCCGCCCGGCGCGGGCCACGGCGCCCATCGCGGTCGCGGCCTGGGCGCTGTCGAATCGGTGGGTCCACGCGACCGCGCCGGTGCCGGCGTCGAGGGCGAGCACGACGCCATCGCCGATCGAGCGCGCGCCCAGCTCGAGGTCGCCGACGTAGGTGCCGCCCCAGACGATGCCGCTGACGAAGACCCGGGCGCCGTCGGTGGTGAGCCCGAAGATCCGGGCGGCCCGGCCCCGCGCCGCCACCAGCCACCGGCGTCGGCCGGCGCCGTCGAGCGCCAGCACGAACGGCGCGCGGGCGTCGAGCGTGCCGCCCGAGTCGGCGGCGATCGCGTCACCGCCGAAGGTGGTCGCGCCGCCGTACTCGCCGGCGACGTACACGTCGCCGGCCGCGTCGACCTCGACCGCCCGCGGCGCGCCGGCGTGGTGCGCGCCGAGGGCCAGCGCCCACTTGCGCGCCCCGGTGGCGCCGTCGAGGCGGATCACGAAGCCGTCGGCGTCCTGCGGCGGCCGCGGCAGCACCTGCCCGCCGACGTCGACCTCGTCGTAGTACCAGCCGACCGCGACGACGTCACCGTCGGGCGCGACCGCGACGTCGACGACCCGGGCGTCGTGGGCGCCGGCGGTGCGCCAGACCCAGCGCGGGCGGCCGCGGTCGTCGGTGCGCGCGACCCAGGCGCTGCGCTCGAGCGTCGGATCGCGGACCAGGCCGCGGCCCGCGAGCGTGCCGCCGGGCCCGGCGTAGCCGCCGAGCACGAGATCGCCGTGGCGGTGCCAGGCGACGGCGTTGACGTTGTCGCGGCCGACGCCGCCGACGGTGAACGCCAGCGGCACCCGGGCCCCGCGATCGCGGCGCGGGGCCGGGGCCGGGTGCGGGCGCAGCGCGACCGCGGCGGTGGCGGTCGACGCCGCGACGATCGCCAGGCCGACGCCGAGCGCGAGGGCGCGGGCCCGGCGCCGCGGTGGGGCCGCGGTCCGCAGGTGCGCCAGCGCGGTGGTGGCCGGGCGCGCGCCGGGGTCGAGGGCGGTGCACGCGTGGATGAAGTGGTCCCACCGCCGCGCGTCGCGGCCGCCGGCGGCGCCGACGCTCGGCACCGGTGCCGCGAGCCGGCCGAGGCCACGGCTGGTGACGTCGTCGGGGTGCTCGAACGGCAGGTGCCCGGTGAGCAGCTCGTAGGCGACCACGCCGAGCGCGTACACGTCGACCGCGGTCGTGACCCGGCGGCCGGTGAGCTGCTCCGGCGCCATGTACGCGGGCGTGCCGGCGAAGTCGGTGACGCTCTCGCGGGCGTCGTCCTGGTGGCGCGCCAGGCCGAAGTCGGTGATGACCGCGCGGCTCCCGGCGGCGTCGCGCGCGAGGATGACGTTGCCCGGCTTGAGGTCGCGATGGATCACGCCGGCGGCGTGGGCCGCGCCGAGCCCGGCGATCAGGTCGTCGAGGATCGCGCCGGCCTCGCTGGGATCGAGGGCGCCGCGGTGCAGGCGCTCGGCCAGGGTCTCGCCCGGCACCAGCTCCATCGTCACGAAGCGGCGCCCGGCGGCGTCGGCCGCGAGGTCGAACATCCGGCACACGTTGCGGTGGGCGATGGCCCGCGCCAGGGTCAGCTCGCGGTCGAGCCGGTCGGCGGCGGCGCCGCCGCGCTCGGCGGCCACGGTCTTGAGCGCGACCTCGAGCCCGAGGAGGCGATCGTGCGCGGCGTAGACCTCGCCCATGCCGCCGCGCCCGAGCAGGCGCACCACCTGGTAGCGTTCGGCGACGACCACGCCGCTGGTCAGCGCGGTGCCGACCGCCGTCGCTGGCGCGACCACGCGCACGACCGCCCCGCCATCGCTGGAGATGGTCGCCGCCCCGGGGTGTCCCGGTCCGCCCGCGGTCTGGTCAGGGTCCATCGCGATCGCACGACGCAGTATACCTGCGGTTCTTCCCGGCCGCGGGCCGGGCGGCTCACCCCGCCGGCGTCAGCGCTGGCCCGGGGCCGCGCACCAGTCGACGACCGCGGCCGCGGCGCCGGGCCGGGCCAGCGCGCGCATCGCCGCGGCCATCGTCGCGCGTCGGTCGGCGTCGTCGAGCAGCGGCGCGATCGCGGCGCCCAGCGCGGCGGCGGTGAGGTCGGCCTGCTTGTACGACAGCGCCGCGCCGGCGGTCGCCATCTCCCGGGCGTTGAGCTCCTGGTGGTTGTCCGCGGCGAACGGGTACGGGATGAAGATCGCGGGCTTGCCGGCGATGGCGAGCTCGGCGACGGTGGTGGCCCCGGCCCGGCACACGATCAGATCCGCGCGCTGGTACGCGCTGGCCATGTCCTTGATGAACGCCTTGACCTCGGCGGTGACGCCGGCGTCGCGGTAGCGCGCGGCGATCCGGGCCTCGTCGGCGGTGCCGGTCTGGTGGACGATCGTCAGCGGCCGCGCGCCGGCCAGCACGATCAGCGCCTGCGACGCCAGGTCGTTGACCGCGACCGCGCCCAGCGAGCCGCCGCTCACCAGCACCGCCAGCGGCGCGTCGGTCGGCCGCGGCGTCGCGCCGGCGGCCAGCAGCTTGGCGGCCAGCTCGCGCCGCACCGGGTTGCCGGTCATCGCGATCTTCTTGGCCTTGAAGAACCGGCGGCTCTCCTCGAACGACAGGAACACCCGGCGCACCACGCGGCCCAGGAGCTTGTTGGTGAAGCCGGGGATCGAGTTCTGCTCGCAGATCGCCGTCGGCACGCCGCGCAGGCGCGCCATCAGGACGACCGGCCCGGAGGCGTAGCCGCCGACGCCGACGACCGCGTCGGGCCTGAACCGCTTGACGATCCGGCGGGCCTGCCACAGCGCGCGCGGCAGCTTGAACAGGCCCTTGATCGCGCCGAGCGCGCCGACGGTCTTGAGGCCCGACACCTGGACCAGCGCCAGGTCCCAGCCGAGCTCGGGCAGCACCCGGGCCTCGATGCCGCGGGCGGTGCCGACGAACTGGACCGCGGCGTCGGGATCGCGCGCGCGGACCTCCTCGGCGATCGCGACGCCGGGGAACAGGTGGCCGCCGGTGCCACCGCCGGCGATGAGGACGCGCATGGCGGCGACGCTACCGCGGGCCGATCGCGCGCGGTAGTGCTGCGCAGGCGTCCGGTGGCAAGCGCTGGTCGAGGCCGGCCTGGTCGTGCGCCAGGTGTCGCGCGGTCGACCGCGTGGATGTCCCAGGTCGAGCCGGCCCGGGCCGTGGCCGAGCTCGGGTTCGCGCACCCGCCGCTCGACGCGTCCCTGGGCGCGCTCGCCGCCGAGCTGGGCACCGGCTGGCGCGCCGACCCGCCGCCCGGCTACGCGCAGCGCGATCGCGAGCGCCGCTGGCCGGCTGAGCGTCAGGCCGTCGTCGCCGCGGTCAGCGTGGCGGACCGCCGCCGCGGCGCGAGGCCCGCGGCCGGGCGCGATCCACGCGGCAGGGTCTCGCGTACGATGCGCATCGATGCAGGCCCCCTATGCGATCCGCGTGCTGGTCCTCGGCGGCGTCCTCAACCTGGTGCTGGCGTTCGTGCTCGGCTGGGTGCTGTCGATCAAGCGCATGAAGGAGCCGATGGCCAGGCACCACTGGCTCCTGGTGGCGCACACCGTGTCGCTGCAGGAGGGCCTGATGCTCCTGGGTCTGGGCTTCGCGATGTCGTTCGCGGTGCTCGGCAAGACGACGGCGGCGACCGGGGCGTGGCTGGTGGTGCTGGCGTCGGTGTTCCAGGACCTCTCTGGCGTGGTGAACTGGCTCAAGGGCACCGGCGATCAGTTCGCCGAGAAGTCGACCGGCTGGCTGCTCGCGTCGATCAACGCGGTGCTCAACACCGCGGGCCTGGCGATCATCGCCTACGGCGTGCTGCGCGGCGTGCTGTAGTCACCCCGGGAAGGCCTCGCGGAACGCGCGCGCGAGCAGATCCGCGACACCGAGGTCGCTGGCCCAACGCTCGAGGTACGCGCGATCGAGCGTCGCCCCCTGGACCCGGAATACGCCGAGGACATCCTGCCACTGGCGCTCCGACACGCCGTCCCCGAGACGATACCACTCGAGCTTGTGCAGGATGATGTCCTCCGCGGTGGTCAGCGGATAGACCCGGCGTTGGTGCTCGTCGAGGGTCGACGCCGTCGACCGGGCGAAGGCGGCCTGGTCGAACGGGCGATCCTTCAGGATGAACACGTCGACCTTCATCATCGTCGCGAGGTGGATCACGTTGAAGGACGAGCGCCGTCGGATCGCGTCGCGGATCATGTCGCCGTCGACGTAGTAGGCCTCACCGAGCCCTTCGACCAGCGCCTCGACGTGCCGTCCTGCGAGGTCGGCCACCAGGTCGATGTCGAACGTCGACCGGCCGATGCCGAGCGCCGAGCTCGCGATCGAGCCGCCGACGCGGTAGGCCACGCCGAGCGCTTCGAGCAGGTCGGCCACCGGCGCCAGCGCTTCGGCGAGGTCCGCGGTCATCGGCGCGCCGCGAGATGCTGGCGGAGGCGATCCGCCAGCTCCCGGCCGTAGTGGTGTTCGACCCACAGCAGCCGAACGCCCTCTTCGTCGAGCTCCGGATGCAGACGCGCGATGGTCCGCCGCGACGAGTCGATCAAGGCGGCCGAGAGTCGAAGAGCGAGCCCCGCCCGGCGCGAAGGTCCCGCCGCCCGGAGCAGCTCGAGCTGCTTGGCGGCCATGGCCGGGCTGGTGTCGGATGGCTGCACCTCGGCAGGATAGCAGGCGCGCCGCCAGTCACGGCCGGCGGCACAAGGTCGGGTAGCCGGCGTCGCAGCTGGTGTCGCGCCAGCCGCCGGCGGTGCCGGTGTCGAGCACCGCGCAGTTCTCCGAGGTGCCGCCGGTGGGCTCGCGGCCGGTGAAGCCGAGGTACGGCGCCGGCGCGCCGCGGGCGTCGACCCAGGTGTCCTCGACGGCGGCGTCGGTCAGCCCGAGCCACACGTCGGCCGAGCCGAGCTCGCGGCGCACCACCCGCGCCAGCACCGCGGCCTCGGCGGCGCTGGCCGGCACGAGCAGCGCGCCGCCGCCGGTCGCGCACGCCGCGGCGGCGCTCGGCTGATCGATCGCCGCCGGGCACAGCCGCCAGGTGGCGCCGCCGTCGGCGGCGGTGGCGACGATCGTGCGGCACTCGGGGCGGCAGGTGGCGTCGCAGCCGTCGCCGTCGGCGGTGCCGCCGTCGTCGCACTGCTCGGTGACGTGGACCACGCCGTCGCCGCACCGCGGGGCCGCGGCCGCGCCGCGCAGCAGCGCCGCGCGCCACGCCAGCTGGGCCTTCACCACCGGGGCCTCGCGGGTCAAGGTCGCGATGTCGCCGACGGTGAAGTCGTCGTCGACCGCCAGCGCGCCGACCAGCGCCACGACGCCGTCGACGTGGGCGGCCAGGGCGTCGTCGTCGAGCGCGCCGCCGGGCGCCGCCGCCGCGGCCAGCTGCTGATCGAGCGCAGCCGCGAGCGCCGGGATCGCGCGGATGCGCGCCGCCAGCCGCGCCGCCGGCGGGTAGTCGGGCTCGAGCGCCGGGTTGCCCAGGATCACGTCCTGGCCGTGGGGCAGGAGCACGAAGCGGTCGGTGTCGGGGCGGTGGTAGAGGTAGTAGTTGTTGCGGCCGAGCGCGAAGCCGTCCTCGGCCGCCAGCGCCAGCTCGGCGGCGATGAAGCGCGTGGCCTCGTCGAGATCGATCAGCGCGCCGACCGCGGTCGCGAACCCGGCGTCGCTCGCGCCGACCACGGCGGCCGCCGCGGCCTCGAGATCGGCGCGGCTGCGCCCGGCCGGATCCTTGAGATCCATGCCGTCGGGGTCGACCGCGAAGTCGGCCGACGGCGACTCGTAGAGGTTGCCGCCGCCGCTGGTCGCGCCGTAGCGATCGCGCAGGAACTCCTTGTCGACCGGCTCGACCGCGACGTACAGGCCGCGCGGCTCGCCGTTGAGGATCAGCCGCGCCATCGCGGTGCGGTGGGCAGGCACGCCGGCGCGGCGGAACACCTCGTAGGCGACGTGCTCGTGGAGCAGGCTGGGGTCCTGCAGCGCATTGTCGAGCGCCATCTTGTCGAACGGCCCGAGCTTCTGCCCCGCGACCAGCTCGTCGAACTTGATCGAGAACGCCGGCTTGCCGACGACCGCGTCGACCGAGCCGCCGCTGCCCTTCTTGCGGCACGCCGACCGCGCCAGCAGCGCGCCGTCCCAGCGCACGTCGCACGGCACCCGCACCGTGGGATCGGTGTCGAACGTGTCGACGTCGGCCGGCGCGATGTCGATCGCGACCGCGTGCAGCACCGCCGGATCCAGCGGCGCGGCCGGGCCGCCGCCGTCCGGGCCGCCGTCGCGCGCGCCACCGTCCGGGCCGTCGCGGCCGTCGCCGCCGCACGCCGCGAGTGCCGCGACCACACCGACCAGCACAGACCAGGTCCGCACCCCCGCAATCTACGCGCGGCCGGGTCGGCGTCACCGCGGCGCATCGTCGCGCGCGCTCGGGGTCATGACCCACCGCCTGACCGTCGCCGGGGCCGACGCCGCCCGCGCCGGGCGCTCCCTACGCGACCACGACGCGGACGCGCTGCGGCTTCTTGCGCGCGTAGTCGGGGTTGACCAGCTCGCGCGTCGGCACCGGCGGCGGCCGGCGGCGCCCGACGTTGAGGATCAGGCCGACCAGGAACATCGTGACGATCAGCGAGGTGCCGCCGTAGCTGACCAGCGGCAGGGTGATGCCCTTGTTGGGGACGACGCCGAACACGACGCCGGCGTTGAGCAGCGCCTGCAGGCCGAACATCGCGGTGATGCCGAACGCCAGGTAGCCGCCGAAGGTGTCGCGCGCGCCCAGCGCCGCGCGCACGCCGCGCCAGACCAGCACCATGAACAGGCCCAGCACGACCGCGACGCCGATGAAGCCGAGCTCCTCGCCGATCGGCGCCAGGATGAAGTCGTTGTGGCCCTCGGGCATGTAGCCGAGCGACTGGCGCGAGTTGCCCAGGCCCAGCCCCGACAGCCCGCCCGAGCCGAGCGACACGTGGGCCTGCACCATCTGGTAGGCCTCGCGATCGCTGAACGCCTCGGGGTTGAAGTAGGCCATGAACCGGCGCATGCGCCAGGGCGTGCCGACGACGAGCTGGTACGCGACCGGCAGCGCCGCGAGCACCGCGAGCACGATGTACGAGACCCGGGCGCCGGCGACGAACAGCATCATCAGCGTGGTCGTGCCGAGGATGATCGACGAGCCCAGGTCGGGCTGCATCAGCAAGAGGCCCATCATCAGCGCGCACACGACCAGGTGCGGCACGAAGCCGATCGTGAAGGTCTTCACCTTGTCGGCCTTCTTCTGCAGGCTGTGCGACAGGTAGACGATCAGCGCCAGCTTGGCGAGCTCGACCGGCTGGAACGACAGCGGCCCGAGCAGGAGCCAGCGCTTGGCGCCGTTGAGCGACGGCATCGCCAGGGTCGCGCCCAGCGCGAGCAGCGCGCAGGCCAGGAGCGAGTAGGCGCGGTTGCGCAGCCGGCGGTAGTCGATGTGGGCCGCGGCGAACATCGCGAACGCGCCCAGCGCCAGGAACACGATCTGGCGCTTGAGGAAGAACGCCGGGTCGCCGTGGCGGGCCATGGCCTCGGCCGCGGTCGCCGCGTAGATCTCGATCGTGCCGACCCCGAGCAGCGCCAGGATCGTCCCGACCAGCACGAGGTCGTAGGGGCGCTCGCTGACGTCGGCGATCGCCGCCTGCGCCGCCAGCGGCGGGGCCCGCTCGACCGGAGGCTCGGACACGAGGGTGGCAGGCAGCACGGAGGTCAGGCCATCGTGCCGACTGGCGCGCGCGGGGCAACTTTTCGGCGGCGCGGGCGTGACGACGCCGCGGCGGCGCGGCGGCCTACTCGTGCATCGCCGGGCCGTCGGGCCAGCGCGTGATCAGGTGGCCGTTGGGCGGCCCCGGCGGGCTGCTCGTGCATCGGGGCCCTCGGGCCAGCGCGTGATCAGGTGGCCGGGGGGGGCGGTGCGCGCTACTCGTGCATCGCGGGCTCTGGGCCAGCGCGTGATCAGCTGCCGTCGGCGGGCGACCCGGCGGCGCTACTCGTGCATGGCGGGGCCGTCGGGCCAGCGCTTGATCAGGTGGCCGTTGGGCGGGCCGGGCGGCTCGAGGTAGGCGCGGCGGTGCTGCATCGTGCGGCCGGGGTTGCTGTTGGCGATGAACCGGCTCTCGCCCATCGTCCACGGCTCGCGGTACGCGCCGGCGCGCGCGTCGACGGCGCGGAAGTACGCGCGCGTGGCCTCGGCCGACATCGCGACCCGGGTGATCCGGTTGATCGCGCCCTGGGCCCGGTCGTAGGCGTCGAGCGGCAGCGCGCCGTCGGCCGCGAGCGCCGCGTGCCACGCCACGACCTCGGGGTCGGCGCCGCGCAGCTCGGGCGACAGCACCTCGAGCATCGCGTGCACGGTGGTGTGGAACGGCGCGATCGCGGTGGCGATCGCCCGGGGCACCGGCTGGTACGGGCACCGGATCTCGACGACGCGCGGCTTGGTCGGGCCCGCGCAGCCGTCGTGGTGGTACAGCTCGCTCGGGCTGAGCCGGCCGCGGCTCGAGCGCCCGCGGACCTCGGCGTGGGTGGCGTCGGCGCCGCCGACGTTCCTGCACACCACGAGCCCGGCGTCGTCGATCAGCGCCAGGAACGCGGCCCGGTGATCCGGCGTCAGCAGCACGAGGTCGACGTAGTCGGCCGGCGCCGCGACCTCGGGCTGATCGTGGACCAGCCCGTCGAGGATCACGCCCAGGCCGGTCCAGTCAGACCAGCGCGGACGCCAGGGGCCGAAGCGGAGCTCGGGCGGACGCATCGCGGCGCAGCGGAATCTACACCCCGCGGCCCGCGCGCGTCACCGCCGCGTGATCACCGCGCCGCCGGGCAGGCCGGTGTAGACGTCGTCGGGCAAGAGCCCCATCCACGGATGGCGGGCCGGGGGGGGGGGGCCCCCCGGGGGCCCGGGGGGGGGGGGGGGGGGGGGGGGGGGGGGGGGGGGGGGGGGGGGGGCGCGGCGGGGGGGGGGGCCCCGGGGGGGGGGGGGGGGTGGGGGGGGGGGGGGGGGGGGGGGGGGGCGGGGGGGGGGGCGGGGGGGGGGGGGGGGGGGGCCCGGGGGGGGGGGGGGGGGGGGGGGGGGGGGGCGGCGGGGGGGGGGGGGGGGGGCGGGGGGCGGGGGGGGGGGGGGGGGGGGGGGGGGGGGGGGGGGGGGGGGGGGGGGGGGGGGGGGGGGGGGGGGGGGGGGGGGGGGGGGGGGGGGGGGGCGGGGGGGGGGGGGGGGGGGGCGGCGGGCCCCGGGGGGGGGGGCGGGGCGGGGGGGGGGGGGGGGGGGGGGGGGGGGGGGGGGGGGGGGGGGGGGGGGGGGGGGGGGGGGGGGGGGGGGGCGGCGGGGGGGGGGGGGGGGGGGGGGGGGGGGGGGGGGGGGGGGGGGGCGGGCGGGGGGGGGGGGGGGGGGGGGGGGGGGGGGGGGGGGGGGGGGGGGGGGGGGGGGGGGGGGGGGGGGGGGGGGGGGGGGGGGGGGCGGGCGGGGGGGGGGGCGGGGGGGGGGGGGGGGGGGGGGGGGGGGGGGGGGGGGGGGGGGGGGGGGGGGGGGGGGGGGGGGGGGGGGGGGGGGGGGGGGGGGGGGGGGGGCGGCGGGGGGGGGGGGGGGGGGGGGGGGGGGGGGGGGGGGGGGGGGGGGGGGGGGGGGGGGGGGGGGGGGGGGGCGGGGGGGGGGGGGGGGGGGGGGGGGGGGGGGGGGGGGGGGGGGGGGGGGGGGGGGGGGCAGGTGCATGCGTCCGTGATACGCGCGCCGCGGCGCGATCCGCGTCAGGCGTGCGTAAGGTCCGGCTCAGCCCTTGGCCTGCCGGATCAGCCGCACGTACGCCTCGGACGCGCGCACCGCCAGCTCGCACAGCTCGTCGATGACCGCGCCCTCGAACCGATCGCCGCGCGGGTGGGCGTAGATCAGGTTGACCGCGCGCTGCCGCACCGCGACCGGCGCCACCGCGACCTCGGCCGCCGGCGCGACCTCGAGGAACTCCCACAGCGCGCGCTCGGTCGGCTGCGCCGCCGCGGGCGGTCGGCCGCGGAACGGGCGCAGATCGTCGTTGGCGCACTGCAGCGCCGACGAGCCGCCGATCGGCAGCGCCAGCTCGGCGATCGGCCGCGCCAGCGGGCGCTCGGTGAACGCGCGCCAGCCCAGGGCGTTGCCGTCGCGCACCAGGAACAGCACCAGCGCCGGGAAGCGGCCGTCGGCGAACTCGAGCAGCGTCGCCGCGATCTCGTCGCGGTGGTGGGCCGCGTCGATCCGATCGCACGCCTCGGCGAACGCGACCTTCGGCGGCGCCGGCGGTGGCGGCGCCGGCACCGCGACGTTGCCGCTCTTGCGGCGCGGCTCGAGCCGCACCGGCGGCGGCGTCACGATGCCCCCGGCCGGCTGGGTGCGGCGCCGATCGGGGTTGCTCGTGCTCTTGCGGGTGCCGGGCCGGACGAACCGGGCCTGGCGCGGCAGGCCGTAGTGCTTCTCGAGGTAGTAGAGCGCGCGCAGCTCCGACACGATGTACGGCGTGATCGCCATGCCGGTCTGGTCGGCGAGCTGATCGATCGCGTGGTCGTCCTTGGGATCGATCATCGCCACCGCCAGCGCGTCGACGAACGGCGGCAGCTGCCCGAGCGGGATCACGCCCAGGGTGGCGGCGGTGCGCGCGCTGATCAGGTTGATCGCCTCGGCCGGGGCGCCGTCGAGCAGCGCCCGGGTCGCCGACGGGATCTGGTACAGCTCGCCGAGCTGATCGCCGAGCGCGTCGATGTCGAGGTAGCCGAGCTCGACCAGGTTGGTCCCCAGGCGCCCGCCGTAGAGGACCTGCGTCCGCAGCCCGCTCTCGAGCTGCGATAGCGAGATCGCTGCGTTGCGCAGCAGCAGCGTGCCCAGTTTCATCGAAGGGGCGAGCGTCGCTCGCCGACCGCCTGGGCGTCAAGTCGTGGCGTAGCGGGTCGGGTCGTCGACGCCGGCGTCGGCGAAGCCCTTGCGCCGCAGGTGGCAGGCGTCGCAGCGCCCGCACGCGAGCTCGCCGATCGGGTCGTAGCAGGAGTGGGTCAGCGCGTAGTCGACGCCCAGGCGCCGGCCGGTGGCGATGATCTCGGCCTTGGTCATCGCGATCAGCGGCGCGCGCACCTGGAACCCGCCGGCGCGGGTCGCGACGTCGGTCAGGGCCTGGAACGCGTCGATGAACACCGGGCGGCAGTCGGGGTAGCCGCTCGCGTCGAGGACGTTGACGCCGACCCAGAGCTCCTCGGCGCCGAGCGACTCGGCCCACGCCAGCGCCAGCGCCAGCAGGATCGTGTTGCGGGCCGGCACGTACGTGAGCGGCACGTCGCCGGGCGCGCCGATCTCGTCGAGCGAGCGATCCTTGGGCACCGCCAGATCGGGGCTGGTCAGGGCCGAGCGGGCCAGCGGCGCGAGGTCGAGCTCGAGCACGCGGTGTTCGGCGACGCCGAGCGCCTGCGCGACCCGGGTCGCGGCCGCGAGCTCGCAGGCGTGGAGCTGACCGTAGCGGACGGTCAGGGCGTAGCAGGTCCGGCCCTCGGCGAGGGCGATGGCGAGGGCGGTGGTCGAGTCGAGCCCGCCCGACAGAAGCACGACAGCTGCTGGCACCGCTCCCTTGTAGCACCGGCGCGACGCTGTAGGCTCGGCCTGTGACGCAAGCGCGCGATCGCGCGACCGCCGTGGCGCCGTGGCTGGCGCTGGCCGCGCTCGTGGCGTGGTCGGCGTGGCACCGCTGGCAGGTCCTGACCGCGTCGCCGCACCCGGTCGGGATCGACGGCTACTACTACGCGATCCAGGTCCGCGCGCTGCTCGAGCGCGGCGAGCTGGCCTACCCGGCCGCGCCGCTGACGTTCTACCTGATGGCGCTCGTGGCGCGGTTCGCCGATGTGATCACCAGCGTCAAGCTGGTGGCCGCGCTCGCCGGCGCCCTGGCGGCGGTGCCCGCGTTCGGGATCGGGCGGCGCCTCGGCGGGGTCGCGGGCGGGCTGGCGGCGGCGGTCGTGGTCGCGACCAGCGGCGGCTCGTTCTATCTGTCCCTGGAATTCGTGAAGAACGGCGTGGGGTTGGCGGTCGCGCTCGGCGCGATCTGGCTGGGCCTGGCGGCGCTCGAGCGGCCCAGCCGGGCCCGCGTCGCGGCGGCGGCGCTGGCGGCGCTGGCGGCGGTCCTGACCCACAAGATGGCCGCGGCGCTGGTGCTGGCGGTGCTCGCGCCGGCGGTCGTCGTCGAGCTGCGGGCGCGCCTGGGCGCGCGCCGGGCCACGCGGTCGCTGGCGATCGGCGTCGCGGCGCTGGCCGTGGCGGCGCTGGCGCTCGGGACGCTGGCGCCGGATCGCTTCGTCGCCGGCCGCGATCTCGCCGAGCTGGGCGACGCGCTCGGCGGCG
The genomic region above belongs to Myxococcales bacterium and contains:
- a CDS encoding sigma 54-interacting transcriptional regulator; its protein translation is MTAPTITSAGAAPPTPTRLRRLVVVSTPTPAPRTHVTVTHDLALGRELDGPGLVLLDPECSRVHARVLVADDGVDVVDCGSRNGVFVDGVRVTRHRLEAGAVLRLGQSLLVFGDDEVMTGVPPLPESPRLRGGSLAMQHVRGQIALAAPRALPVLVLGETGVGKERVAEELHRQSGRPGPWVAVNCAALPVELAESELFGRVAGAFTGATRSDGLFVAADRGTLFLDEVGELPAPVQAKLLRVLVDGEVRAVGASATRKVDVRIVAATHRAVDTADGGFRADLFARLAGWVVRVPPLRTRRDDILRLAVRDDTALTANAAEALLLHDWPYNVREVEQAMHQARILAGAAPAIDLPHLPEAIRAALPARPGRARRARRRWRRASIAAARPPPTSCARCSTTSTVTSPPPAASSARIAGRCTGGWRATACAAPTRPPTTTAMMTATATATAGAAATAGAAATAGAAATAGAAPRRAPAGIAATTPGIAATTPGIAATPHRDRRAPPR
- a CDS encoding protein kinase, which gives rise to MVAPATAVGTALTSGVVVAERYQVVRLLGRGGMGEVYAAHDRLLGLEVALKTVAAERGGAAADRLDRELTLARAIAHRNVCRMFDLAADAAGRRFVTMELVPGETLAERLHRGALDPSEAGAILDDLIAGLGAAHAAGVIHRDLKPGNVILARDAAGSRAVITDFGLARHQDDARESVTDFAGTPAYMAPEQLTGRRVTTAVDVYALGVVAYELLTGHLPFEHPDDVTSRGLGRLAAPVPSVGAAGGRDARRWDHFIHACTALDPGARPATTALAHLRTAAPPRRRARALALGVGLAIVAASTATAAVALRPHPAPAPRRDRGARVPLAFTVGGVGRDNVNAVAWHRHGDLVLGGYAGPGGTLAGRGLVRDPTLERSAWVARTDDRGRPRWVWRTAGAHDARVVDVAVAPDGDVVAVGWYYDEVDVGGQVLPRPPQDADGFVIRLDGATGARKWALALGAHHAGAPRAVEVDAAGDVYVAGEYGGATTFGGDAIAADSGGTLDARAPFVLALDGAGRRRWLVAARGRAARIFGLTTDGARVFVSGIVWGGTYVGDLELGARSIGDGVVLALDAGTGAVAWTHRFDSAQAATAMGAVARAGRLVVTGNFRYEATFAGVRHETAGPFGAWVADLDPGTGAERWSTAVTGPGMANPSDVALDDRGHAWVVGKFTDEVGVGDLRLRSGGGEDGLVLELDGAGRALGLEQLGGRGGERLRRIAAGPDGRLAIGGHYVGRLQAGRFDLISRGDADGLVLELDPKVTR
- the murG gene encoding undecaprenyldiphospho-muramoylpentapeptide beta-N-acetylglucosaminyltransferase codes for the protein MRVLIAGGGTGGHLFPGVAIAEEVRARDPDAAVQFVGTARGIEARVLPELGWDLALVQVSGLKTVGALGAIKGLFKLPRALWQARRIVKRFRPDAVVGVGGYASGPVVLMARLRGVPTAICEQNSIPGFTNKLLGRVVRRVFLSFEESRRFFKAKKIAMTGNPVRRELAAKLLAAGATPRPTDAPLAVLVSGGSLGAVAVNDLASQALIVLAGARPLTIVHQTGTADEARIAARYRDAGVTAEVKAFIKDMASAYQRADLIVCRAGATTVAELAIAGKPAIFIPYPFAADNHQELNAREMATAGAALSYKQADLTAAALGAAIAPLLDDADRRATMAAAMRALARPGAAAAVVDWCAAPGQR